One part of the Ornithodoros turicata isolate Travis chromosome 2, ASM3712646v1, whole genome shotgun sequence genome encodes these proteins:
- the LOC135384547 gene encoding uncharacterized protein LOC135384547 encodes MERAKQKRASRRRQVTKLIGEASTAIANESTDRMLLESLLERLRVNNEELTHLNNELEQHLEDDEMESELDIALQYEDNAVCTMANLRTKISGLGATPIATTAQVTASSPQSNNTTKSNGIRLPKLQLVRFRGELSMWGSFWEQFKGAVHENDSLTKAEKFYYLRSLLDGPAATAISGLRATEECYTDAIEVLTERFGDKKRIEREHLSRLRTLPHIKSSRDVYGLRKLYDHVQTHVRGLKALGVTSETYASMMCEILLSSLPTDLALDYQRQKKRLLLYDARGNPGSTETSSEAEGDASGELKSILNFVRIEIESMEGVNMADKRQDVNDGHSKDAYKADPPSSHVLYNDTRKRTEACVFCRSGAHTTVKCNSSIPLDERKRKLAKEQRCFRCTKIGHRSRECRSGIVCATCHGRHATSLCDPTWTKSTDNNEDSAGDTKSTAEANVLSANMATPTNGNEVMLQTFRAFGVHEDRSVYFRGVIDGGSQRTFIREDVAKLLKLDVIGTITLRLNTFANSKTANSKKYNVVKVCMKSQHTLAEVTLEAIAIPFICNDLIQTAMENELVKEVHGDGGFLADQILPSACPTIHGISFLLGSDQMWKLLTGHVRKSQTNDSLAAIETTFGWTFQGPLYTGAAVRQNANLVICVLRVDTAEACLTRFDDLEAIAITDDPNSPTEVGAEVMRHFTDSLKRNEDRYIVSLPCNERRERLHDSQSWSYCSDPQTPADVLTRFTTIENISHSNLWLRGPERLASTQIKFSPETLQTDDATSEAIYKAVEEERQIAKPVAVHLIPGKASLLGNERASKPQRLIRVTAWVRRFTSNCRNAAGYRRRGPLDTSEHWKKRAQHEAYLNAIMVVRENSINKYKTSSLGRRLEGRRHFSSRTKGRPYMFVYPAFARWRPIAPCSTTYVSIGMQEFLTPTPHFAGREDVTEHGLNANGGADSDGGQFMADRFGTIPHARSSL; translated from the coding sequence atggaaCGAGCAAAGCAGAAGCGTGCATCCAGAAGACGTCAGGTGACGAAACTCATCGGCGAAGCATCTACGGCTATCGCTAACGAATCGACGGACCGGATGTTACTTGAGAGTCTTCTGGAACGGTTGCGGGTAAATAACGAAGAACTCACGCATCTTAATAACGAGTTGGAACAGCATCTGGAGGATGACGAGATGGAATCCGAGCTGGACATCGCATTGCAGTATGAGGACAACGCCGTATGCACCATGGCAAATTTGCGAACGAAGATCTCCGGCCTTGGTGCTACTCCAATAGCAACGACAGCTCAAGTGACTGCATCGTCGCCTCAATCCAACAACACAACGAAATCCAACGGTATCCGACTTCCCAAGTTGCAACTTGTGAGGTTCCGCGGCGAGCTGTCAATGTGGGGAAGCTTCTGGGAACAGTTCAAAGGCGCCGTTCATGAAAATGACTCCCTCACCAAGGCGGAGAAATTCTACTATCTACGCTCTTTGCTGGATGGGCCTGCAGCTACCGCAATTTCTGGTCTCCGAGCAACGGAGGAGTGTTATACAGATGCCATCGAGGTGCTGACAGAACGTTTTGGTGACAAAAAACGCATCGAAAGGGAACATTTGTCAAGGCTTCGGACACTCCCGCACATCAAATCATCACGTGATGTGTACGGGCTTCGCAAGCTGTACGACCATGTTCAAACGCACGTCCGAGGATTGAAGGCGCTGGGTGTAACGAGCGAAACCTATGCATCGATGATGTGCGAGATTCTTCTCTCGAGCTTGCCTACAGACCTGGCACTGGATTACCAACGCCAAAAGAAGAGACTTCTTCTGTACGACGCAAGGGGTAATCCAGGCAGCACGGAAACATCGTCAGAAGCTGAAGGAGACGCCTCCGGTGAGCTCAAAAGTATCCTTAACTTTGTCAGGATAGAAATCGAGAGCATGGAAGGTGTCAACATGGCCGATAAAAGGCAGGACGTTAATGACGGACACAGCAAGGACGCATACAAAGCAGATCCACCATCATCGCATGTACTCTACAATGACACTAGGAAAAGGACTGAAGCATGTGTCTTCTGCAGATCAGGAGCTCACACCACAGTGAAGTGCAACAGTTCAATACCGCTAGACGAACGCAAAAGGAAACTAGCAAAAGAACAGCGCTGCTTCAGATGCACTAAAATCGGACACCGATCACGCGAATGTCGTTCCGGAATTGTTTGTGCTACCTGCCACGGGAGACACGCGACTTCCCTATGTGACCCAACTTGGACAAAATCAACTGACAATAACGAAGATTCTGCAGGTGATACAAAGAGTACCGCGGAAGCTAACGTGCTATCAGCAAACATGGCTACACCGACAAACGGAAACGAAGTCATGCTCCAAACATTTAGGGCATTTGGTGTCCACGAAGACAGAAGTGTCTACTTCCGCGGAGTTATCGATGGAGGCAGCCAGAGAACCTTCATTCGTGAAGACGTCGCTAAACTACTCAAGCTGGACGTAATTGGTACGATAACGCTACGTCTGAACACATTTGCCAACTCCAAAACTGCAAACAGCAAAAAATACAACGTTGTCAAAGTGTGCATGAAAAGCCAACACACACTGGCCGAAGTAACACTTGAAGCCATAGCCATACCGTTCATATGCAATGATCTGATTCAAACAGCTATGGAGAACGAACTTGTGAAAGAAGTTCACGGCGACGGAGGTTTCCTGGCCGATCAGATTTTACCATCAGCTTGTCCAACGATCCACGGCATTAGTTTCCTCCTCGGCTCAGATCAAATGTGGAAACTACTTACCGGCCATGTGCGAAAATCTCAAACGAACGACAGCCTAGCAGCCATCGAAACTACATTTGGATGGACATTCCAGGGCCCATTATATACAGGAGCTGCCGTGCGGCAAAACGCCAATCTTGTCATTTGTGTGCTTAGGGTGGACACAGCTGAAGCGTGCCTAACAAGGTTTGATGATCTAGAAGCTATCGCCATCACAGACGACCCTAACTCTCCAACTGAAGTTGGTGCTGAAGTAATGAGGCATTTCACAGATAGCCTCAAACGCAACGAAGACCGTTACATTGTGTCCCTACCATGTAATGAACGACGCGAGAGACTTCATGACAGCCAGAGCTGGTCATATTGCTCGGATCCACAAACCCCAGCAGACGTGCTAACGCGCTTTACAACAATCGAGAACATATCTCACAGTAATCTGTGGCTCAGGGGACCGGAACGGCTTGCGTCAACGCAGATCAAATTTTCACCTGAGACTTTGCAAACGGACGACGCAACATCCGAGGCGATTTACAAAGCAGTCGAAGAGGAACGACAGATCGCGAAGCCAGTGGCTGTCCACCTCATCCCTGGGAAAGCATCTCTTCTAGGAAACGAACGAGCCAGCAAGCCACAAAGGCTCATCCGTGTCACCGCATGGGTTCGAAGATTCACGTCGAACTGCCGCAACGCAGCCGGCTACAGGAGACGAGGGCCTTTGGACACGTCTGAGCATTGGAAAAAACGGGCTCAACATGAGGCATATCTTAACGCCATTATGGTGGTTCGTGAAAATTCTATAAACAAGTACAAGACATCGTCACTAGGTCGGCGACTCGAGGGAAGACGGCACTTTTCATCACGCACGAAGGGACGGCCATATATGTTCGTGTACCCTGCGTTTGCCAGGTGGCGCCCTATTGCGCCGTGCAGCACAACATATGTATCTATTGGAATGCAGGAGTTCTTAACTCCAACACCCCATTTTGCCGGCCGGGAGGATGTAACAGAACACGGACTCAACGCGAACGGAGGAGCGGACAGTGACGGTGGACAATTTATGGCCGACCGTTTCGGGACGATCCCCCACGCTCGCTCCTCACTGTAA